In the genome of Bremerella sp. JC817, one region contains:
- a CDS encoding NADAR family protein has translation MPIEFYSTKSAYGEFSNFAAFGFHVDGVWYPTSEHYFQAMKFEDEEYCEKIRTTKSPMIAARLGRSRKVKIRDDWESVKIDVMRKAVQAKFAEHAKLRDLLLETGDEPIIEAAGRDYFWGAGKDGSGQNWLGKILMEIRAELQQSKVRIQ, from the coding sequence ATGCCCATTGAATTTTACTCAACGAAATCAGCGTACGGAGAGTTCTCGAACTTTGCGGCGTTTGGGTTTCACGTCGATGGTGTGTGGTACCCAACCAGCGAGCATTACTTCCAGGCGATGAAGTTCGAGGATGAAGAGTACTGCGAAAAGATCCGCACCACAAAGAGCCCGATGATTGCGGCCCGGCTTGGCAGAAGCCGGAAGGTCAAAATTCGCGATGACTGGGAAAGCGTGAAGATCGATGTCATGCGGAAAGCGGTTCAGGCTAAGTTTGCCGAACATGCCAAGCTGCGTGATCTTCTGCTGGAAACAGGCGACGAACCAATCATCGAAGCCGCTGGACGTGACTATTTCTGGGGTGCCGGAAAAGATGGCAGCGGCCAGAACTGGCTCGGTAAGATCCTGATGGAGATCCGAGCCGAACTACAACAATCCAAAGTACGAATACAATGA
- the pncA gene encoding bifunctional nicotinamidase/pyrazinamidase, translated as MKALILVDIQNDFLPGGALAVKHGDRVVPVANEWMEKYRLVIATQDWHPANHQSFASQHPGKKPGQRIMLDEVEQVLWPDHCVQGTKGAQFAPGLNLDGIQHVIQKGTDPRFDSYSGFLDNDRQHATGLEALLREHNVTVVHIMGLATDYCVKATAIDSAQLGFETAVILEGIRGVELGLGDCAMAMEQMMAAGVEMIS; from the coding sequence ATGAAAGCCCTGATACTGGTCGATATTCAAAACGACTTTTTGCCCGGCGGAGCATTAGCGGTCAAACATGGCGATCGCGTGGTTCCGGTTGCCAACGAATGGATGGAGAAATACCGACTGGTGATCGCGACGCAAGACTGGCATCCTGCCAATCACCAGTCGTTCGCCAGTCAGCACCCTGGCAAGAAACCAGGACAAAGGATCATGCTGGACGAAGTCGAGCAGGTACTCTGGCCCGATCACTGCGTTCAAGGAACGAAAGGCGCCCAATTCGCACCGGGCCTGAACTTGGATGGCATTCAGCATGTTATTCAAAAGGGAACCGATCCGCGATTCGATAGCTACAGCGGATTCTTAGACAACGATCGCCAGCATGCCACCGGTCTCGAAGCTTTACTGCGAGAGCACAATGTCACCGTAGTTCACATTATGGGGCTGGCCACCGACTATTGCGTCAAGGCAACAGCGATCGATTCCGCTCAGCTAGGGTTTGAAACGGCCGTCATCCTGGAAGGGATTCGCGGCGTGGAGTTAGGACTGGGTGACTGTGCGATGGCGATGGAACAGATGATGGCGGCCGGGGTCGAAATGATTAGCTAA
- a CDS encoding NUDIX domain-containing protein, whose amino-acid sequence MRSKPAAKFQYEYARPALTVDIVVFALDADDLMVMLIQRDLEPFEGQWALPGGFVHIDETLDDAARRELQEETGLQGIFLEQLYTYGDLNRDPRERVVTVAYYALVNLEGHNVQASTDARNAAWFSVNELPDLAFDHAKILAAAHERLRGKVRYQPIGFELLPEKFTLRQLQHLYEVILDRELDKRNFRKKVLSMEIVQETDEIEKDVAHRAARLYRFDQEAYERLTEQGFHFEI is encoded by the coding sequence ATGCGAAGTAAGCCAGCGGCCAAGTTTCAGTACGAATATGCCCGCCCTGCCCTGACGGTCGACATTGTCGTGTTCGCGCTCGATGCCGATGACCTGATGGTAATGCTCATCCAACGTGATCTCGAACCGTTCGAGGGACAGTGGGCACTACCAGGCGGTTTTGTGCATATCGATGAAACGCTCGACGATGCCGCGCGGCGCGAACTTCAGGAAGAAACCGGTTTGCAGGGAATCTTTCTCGAACAGCTTTATACCTATGGCGACTTGAATCGCGATCCGCGCGAACGTGTCGTCACGGTGGCCTACTATGCCCTGGTCAATCTTGAGGGGCACAATGTTCAGGCAAGTACTGATGCCCGGAACGCGGCGTGGTTCTCCGTGAATGAACTGCCGGATCTGGCGTTCGATCACGCGAAAATCCTGGCTGCAGCTCATGAACGCCTACGCGGAAAGGTTCGTTATCAACCGATCGGTTTTGAACTTCTGCCGGAAAAGTTCACCCTTCGACAGCTCCAGCACTTGTACGAAGTGATTCTCGATCGAGAACTCGACAAGCGGAACTTCCGTAAGAAGGTCCTTAGCATGGAGATCGTGCAAGAGACCGACGAGATTGAAAAGGATGTCGCCCACCGAGCGGCGCGCCTCTATCGCTTCGATCAGGAAGCCTACGAACGGCTGACCGAGCAAGGCTTCCACTTCGAAATCTAA
- a CDS encoding nicotinate phosphoribosyltransferase → MLTQLYRPPLALLTDLYQLTMAYGYWKLGRAEQQAVFHLFFRKAPFQGGYAIAAGLEQAVDYMNGYRFEPSDLEYLALLTGNDGERLFEDAFLEYLGNLKLSVEVDAMPEGTAVFGQEPILRVRGPILQCQLLETPLLNIVNFQTLIATKAARISAAAGNDPVLEFGLRRAQGIDGGLSASRAAYIGGCAATSNVLAGKLFGIPVKGTHAHSWVMSFDTEQEAFEQYAAVLPNNCVFLVDTYDTLDGVRLAAEVGKKLRQQGHEMVGIRLDSGDLAYLSIEARKILDEAGFPNAAIVASNDLDERIIENLKIQGAKIAVWGVGTKLATSHDQPALGGVYKLAAIQDEAGNWQPKVKLSEQAIKTSIPGTLQVRRFEGPDGFIGDMIYDETNGIDVREIIVDAKDPTRRKRLSSKAQAVDLLQTVMQEGKRLADAEPLDKIRERALQQLSRIHPTIRRFMNPHEYPVGLDIGLHELRDQMIHDIRDKRLVDSVGDA, encoded by the coding sequence ATGTTAACCCAACTTTATCGGCCTCCGTTGGCCTTGCTGACCGACCTTTATCAACTAACCATGGCCTATGGCTACTGGAAGTTGGGGCGTGCCGAACAGCAGGCCGTGTTTCATCTGTTCTTTCGCAAGGCACCGTTTCAGGGTGGCTATGCAATCGCTGCTGGCCTAGAGCAAGCAGTCGATTACATGAATGGCTATCGATTCGAACCGTCCGACCTGGAATACCTCGCCCTGCTGACCGGCAACGATGGCGAGCGTCTTTTCGAGGACGCCTTTCTCGAATACCTCGGCAATTTGAAATTGTCAGTGGAAGTTGATGCGATGCCGGAAGGTACCGCAGTGTTCGGTCAGGAACCGATCTTGCGAGTTCGTGGACCGATCTTGCAGTGTCAACTGTTAGAAACGCCACTGCTGAATATCGTCAATTTCCAAACACTGATCGCTACCAAAGCAGCTCGAATCAGTGCCGCCGCTGGGAACGATCCGGTGTTGGAATTCGGCCTGCGAAGAGCCCAAGGGATCGATGGCGGGCTGTCGGCAAGCCGGGCCGCTTACATCGGCGGCTGTGCGGCCACCTCGAACGTGCTGGCAGGCAAACTGTTTGGTATTCCGGTCAAGGGAACGCATGCCCATAGCTGGGTGATGTCGTTCGATACGGAACAAGAAGCGTTCGAGCAGTATGCGGCTGTGCTGCCCAACAACTGTGTTTTTCTGGTTGACACTTACGACACGCTCGATGGTGTTCGGCTGGCGGCGGAAGTTGGCAAGAAGCTTCGCCAACAAGGCCACGAGATGGTTGGCATTCGCCTCGACTCAGGGGACCTGGCTTATTTGAGCATCGAGGCCCGCAAGATCCTCGACGAGGCAGGCTTCCCGAATGCGGCGATCGTCGCTTCAAACGACCTCGACGAACGGATCATCGAGAACCTTAAGATCCAGGGAGCCAAGATCGCCGTGTGGGGCGTCGGCACCAAGCTGGCTACCTCGCACGATCAACCGGCACTGGGAGGTGTCTACAAACTGGCGGCAATTCAAGATGAAGCAGGAAACTGGCAACCGAAGGTGAAATTGTCGGAACAAGCGATCAAAACGTCGATCCCTGGCACGCTCCAGGTGCGGCGGTTTGAAGGTCCGGATGGTTTCATCGGCGACATGATCTACGATGAAACCAATGGGATCGATGTCCGCGAGATCATCGTCGACGCCAAAGATCCGACCCGTCGCAAGCGGCTCTCCAGCAAAGCCCAAGCGGTTGATTTACTGCAAACGGTGATGCAGGAGGGGAAGCGTCTGGCGGATGCAGAACCGCTCGACAAGATTCGTGAGCGAGCGCTGCAACAACTTAGCCGTATCCACCCCACGATCCGGCGATTCATGAACCCGCACGAATATCCGGTCGGGCTCGATATTGGATTGCATGAACTCCGAGATCAGATGATTCACGATATTCGTGACAAGCGACTGGTCGATAGCGTGGGGGATGCCTGA
- a CDS encoding FAD-linked oxidase C-terminal domain-containing protein translates to MASATSSPAGNTDQQLAAPFQQLATKLQGTLHVDDTWRRLYSTDASAYQQMPLAVAIPETKEDIRLLIEFAGEHEVGLIPRTAGTSLAGQVVGGGIVVDVSRHFTRILEIDAEERTVWVEPGVIRNELNHALKPHGLLFGPETSTQTRAMIGGMVGNNSCGSNSIKYGSTRDHLLEIEGFLADGSPVTFGKLTAEEFEAKCNGPETLETRIYRQAKELLSDQANRAEITKEFPKPSIPRRNTGYAIDLLMDADVLDPSSDKPFNFCKLIAGSEGTLFFATRIKLNCLPLPPPVSGLLCAHFETVDQSLRATQIAVQHDCYACELIDHFILECTERSREHRANRFFVQGKPGAIIVVDIRGNTEAEVQAVCDQIIAEMQAAGLGYAYPVLFGEDTERIWDLRKAGLGLLGNIPGDAKPAPVVEDTCVDVDDLPEYIAEFNRRLSERFGLQCVHYAHAGSGEIHLRPVINLKTPEGNQQFREVAQTIAELVKQYRGSLSGEHGDGRLRGEFLKQMIGEHNYGLVCQIKKAWDPKRIFNPNKIVDTPPMNSSLRYTPGQKPREVKTLFDFSENSGMLGAAEMCNGSGDCRKTEITGGTMCPSFMATRDEMHTTRARANMLRQVISESDQANPFDHEGLKEVLDLCLSCKGCKKECPSSVDMAKLKAETQQHYYDKHGVPGRSKLIADFTSKQKLAAKVPWLWNFLFGTPFLRKLLNRFTGFHPDRTIPLLPKQTLAAWYVGHKPQANAGKVGKVLFFNDEFTNYHDPHIGIAAIELLEKLGYEVTIPEHGESGRTWLSKGLLREAKKRIDHNLTVLQKSMTEDIRMIGVEPSTILTFRDETLDLSEPALRPFAQEIAPRCLMFEEFIQQEVQAGRIKAESFTDEPATVYLHGHCFQKALAGQSASIAALGLPRNYQVKTIPSGCCGMAGSFGYEAEHYQVSMRIGELVLFPRVRNLTSETLIAAPGTSCRHQIHDGTSRKAYHPAEILLKAYRNGSQ, encoded by the coding sequence ATGGCTTCCGCGACCTCCTCTCCGGCAGGCAATACCGACCAACAACTTGCGGCTCCCTTTCAACAGTTGGCGACCAAGCTGCAAGGAACGCTGCACGTCGACGATACTTGGCGGCGACTTTACTCGACCGATGCCTCCGCGTACCAGCAAATGCCGCTGGCGGTTGCGATTCCGGAAACAAAAGAAGACATTCGCCTGCTGATTGAATTCGCAGGCGAGCACGAAGTCGGGCTGATTCCGCGAACTGCCGGTACTTCCCTCGCCGGTCAGGTTGTTGGTGGTGGCATCGTGGTCGATGTTTCGCGGCACTTCACCCGCATTCTCGAAATCGACGCGGAGGAGCGAACCGTCTGGGTTGAACCTGGCGTTATCCGCAACGAACTGAACCACGCGCTGAAACCGCATGGCCTGTTGTTCGGACCCGAGACTTCGACCCAAACTCGAGCGATGATCGGCGGCATGGTTGGCAACAACTCGTGCGGCTCGAACTCAATCAAGTACGGCAGCACCCGCGATCACTTGTTGGAAATTGAAGGCTTTCTGGCAGATGGCTCGCCGGTGACATTCGGCAAGCTGACGGCCGAGGAGTTCGAGGCGAAGTGCAACGGCCCTGAGACACTGGAAACGCGAATCTATCGGCAAGCAAAAGAACTTCTTTCCGATCAAGCGAACCGGGCCGAGATCACCAAGGAGTTCCCGAAGCCTTCCATTCCGCGCCGCAATACCGGTTATGCCATCGACTTGTTGATGGATGCCGACGTGCTCGATCCGAGCAGCGACAAACCGTTTAACTTCTGCAAACTTATCGCAGGCAGCGAAGGAACTTTGTTCTTTGCCACGCGTATCAAGTTGAACTGCCTGCCCTTACCGCCGCCGGTGAGTGGCCTGCTGTGTGCCCACTTTGAAACCGTCGATCAATCGCTCCGTGCGACGCAGATTGCTGTGCAGCACGATTGCTATGCCTGTGAGTTGATCGACCACTTCATCCTGGAATGCACCGAACGAAGTCGCGAGCATCGTGCGAACCGCTTCTTTGTACAAGGCAAGCCTGGAGCGATCATCGTCGTCGATATCCGGGGGAATACCGAGGCCGAAGTTCAAGCAGTCTGCGATCAGATTATCGCCGAAATGCAAGCCGCTGGCCTAGGATATGCCTACCCGGTTTTGTTTGGCGAAGACACCGAGCGAATTTGGGATCTGCGAAAAGCAGGACTCGGCCTACTCGGCAATATTCCTGGAGACGCGAAGCCTGCACCGGTTGTGGAAGATACCTGCGTCGATGTCGATGACCTGCCGGAATACATCGCCGAGTTCAATCGACGACTAAGCGAACGATTTGGCCTGCAGTGTGTGCACTATGCCCACGCAGGCAGCGGCGAAATTCACTTGCGTCCGGTGATCAATTTGAAGACCCCCGAAGGCAACCAGCAGTTTCGCGAAGTCGCCCAGACCATCGCCGAACTGGTCAAGCAATATCGGGGTTCCCTCAGCGGCGAACATGGCGACGGCCGTCTCCGTGGTGAGTTCCTCAAGCAAATGATCGGGGAACATAATTACGGGCTGGTCTGCCAAATCAAGAAGGCTTGGGACCCGAAGCGAATCTTCAATCCCAATAAGATCGTCGATACGCCACCGATGAACTCGTCGCTCCGCTATACGCCGGGGCAGAAGCCACGCGAAGTGAAAACGCTGTTCGACTTCAGCGAGAACTCCGGCATGCTTGGCGCCGCTGAAATGTGCAATGGCAGTGGTGACTGTCGGAAGACCGAGATCACGGGCGGCACGATGTGCCCCAGCTTTATGGCAACACGTGACGAGATGCACACGACGCGGGCCCGAGCCAACATGCTGCGGCAAGTAATCTCGGAATCGGATCAGGCCAATCCGTTCGATCATGAGGGCTTGAAGGAGGTTCTCGATTTATGCCTATCGTGCAAAGGGTGTAAGAAGGAGTGCCCTTCGTCGGTTGACATGGCAAAGTTGAAGGCGGAAACGCAGCAGCACTATTACGATAAGCACGGGGTGCCTGGCCGGTCTAAGTTGATCGCCGACTTCACCAGCAAACAGAAGCTTGCGGCGAAAGTGCCTTGGCTTTGGAACTTTCTGTTCGGGACGCCGTTCTTGCGGAAGCTGTTAAATCGTTTCACAGGGTTTCATCCCGATCGCACGATCCCACTGCTTCCCAAGCAAACGCTGGCAGCCTGGTATGTGGGGCATAAGCCTCAAGCGAATGCTGGCAAGGTCGGCAAGGTGCTCTTCTTCAATGACGAATTCACCAACTATCACGATCCGCACATCGGCATCGCGGCGATCGAGTTGCTTGAGAAGCTTGGCTACGAGGTCACCATTCCCGAGCATGGCGAGAGTGGTCGAACGTGGCTGTCGAAGGGACTTCTCCGCGAAGCGAAGAAACGGATCGATCACAACCTGACGGTCCTGCAGAAATCGATGACCGAAGACATCCGGATGATCGGCGTCGAGCCGTCGACAATCCTGACCTTCCGTGACGAGACACTGGACCTATCCGAGCCTGCCTTGCGTCCGTTCGCTCAAGAGATCGCGCCACGCTGTTTAATGTTTGAGGAGTTCATTCAGCAGGAAGTTCAAGCGGGCCGGATCAAGGCGGAGTCGTTCACCGACGAACCTGCGACAGTCTATTTGCATGGTCACTGTTTTCAGAAAGCGCTGGCGGGGCAATCGGCATCGATTGCGGCGTTAGGCTTGCCACGCAACTATCAGGTGAAGACAATCCCGAGTGGTTGCTGTGGTATGGCAGGCTCCTTCGGATATGAAGCAGAGCACTACCAAGTGTCTATGCGTATCGGCGAGTTGGTCTTGTTCCCCCGGGTACGAAATTTGACGTCCGAAACGCTGATTGCCGCGCCGGGAACATCGTGCCGACATCAGATCCACGACGGGACATCGCGCAAGGCGTATCATCCCGCCGAAATCTTGCTGAAAGCGTATCGGAACGGCTCGCAATAG